Part of the Myxococcales bacterium genome is shown below.
TCATCTGGGCCTACGACTACGGCGCTCGCTCGAAGGAGCGCTGGCCGGCCAAACACGACACGATCCTCTGGTACGTCCGTGATCCGAAGCGTTACGTCTTCGAGTACGACGCCATCGATCGAATCCCGTACATGGCGCCGAAGCTGGTGACGCCGGAGAAGGCGGCGCGCGGCAAGACGCCCACCGACGTCTGGTGGAACACCATCGTGCCGACGGCTGGGCGCGAAAAGACCGGGTACCCGACGCAGAAGCCGCTCGCGATCCTCGAACGCATCGTCAAGGTGCACTCGAAGCCCGGCGACGTCGTCCTCGATTTCTTCGCCGGCAGCGGCACGACGGGGGAGGCCGCCGCAAAACATGGTCGAGGCTTCGTGCTCGTCGACGAGAGTCTCGAGGCGTGCCGCGTGGCGGCTCGACGGCTCGCGGCCTATCGCCCGAAGCTCGAGGGCTTCAAGCTCCGCGCTGGGGCTTCATGAAGGCGCGACTTGGCCCCACGAAGCCGTGCCCCTGCCAGAGCGGTGTTCGCTACGAGGCTTGTTGTAGGCCGCTTCACACGGCGGACGCCTTGCCATCGTCGGCGGAAGCGCTCATGCGCTCGCGATTCGCGGCCTTCGTTCTCGGCGACGTCGACTACCTCGTCGCTACGCTCGCGCCCGAGCACGAGGACCTCGCGGCTCCACGCGCAGCGCTCGTGCAGACGCTCCGCGAGACCTGTCGGACCGCCCGCTTCATGGGGCTCACCATCGTGAGCGCGAACGAGTCCGGTGACGGGGCGTGGGTTCAATTTCGCGCGCGCGTGTTCTCCGGCGGCCAAGATCGCTCCTTCGAAGAGACGAGCGAGTTTCGGCGCGTGGACGGCGCGTGGCGGTACGTCGGCGCGCGCGCCGTCTCGGCTTGAGCCGCGGAATTTTTCAGTGGCGAAGGCCTCGGTGGCAGGACAGGCCGGGCGTGCTAGCCCGAGCGGAATGCGATCCGTCGTCGGGGCCTTGGGAAGCGTTCTAGCGTTGCTCTCGGTGGGTGTCGCGACAGCGTGCTCCTCCTCTGCCGAACCCGCGGCCCAGGTCATCGCGACCGCCGACGCAGGACCGATCGACGACGCGACCGCGGACGCGTCGGGCCCCGTTGCCTGCGATCCCTATGTCGCGAGGAGCCCCGTGCCGGAGGTTCAGATCGGCCCGACGGGCTTCGAGGCGGCGCTGCTCGCGGAGATCGGCGGGGCGAAGAAGAGCCTCGACATGATGGCCTTCGATGTCGGTCGCAAAGCGGTCCTCACGGCCCTCGTCGACGCGAAGAAGCGCGGCGTCGCCGTGCGGGTCGTCGCCGACAAAGGCCGCGCGAAGACGCTGCGCGGGGCGCTCGGCGCCGAGGCCGTTCACGACTCGTCGTTTCCCGCGGCGCATTCGAAGCTCCTGATCGTCGACGGCGCTCGCGCGCAGATCGGCAGCGGTGACCTCACGGACGTGGCCCTCGAGAAGCACCGCACCGCGGCCGTCGTCTTGAGCGACGCCGCTTCTCTCGGCGAGCTGAAGGCGCTCTTCGAGGCCGATTGGGGCGGCGCGCCATCGGCCCCCACGTCGTGCTCGCTCGTGGTGACGCCGGGCGACGCCGCCGCCCGCATCGCGCATCACATCGCGAGCGCGGAGACGGCGCTCGATGTTGAGGTCTTCACGGCCACCGAGCCGACGGTCGTCGCGGCCATCAAGGAGCGGGCCGGCGCTGGCGTGCGCGTGCGCGTTCTCTTGGCGGGCCCCGAGCTCGTGAAGCCCAACGAGGCGACCGGCGCCGAGCTCGTGGCGGCGGGCTGTGAGGTCCGCTTCTACCGTGACTTCGAGGTCCACGCGGGCCTCGTCGTCACCGACAAGGGCGCGCTCGTGGGCTCTCACGAGCTCGCCGTCGAGGCGTTCACGGCCAATCGTCACTTGTCCGCCGTCGTGACCGACGACGGACCGGTCAAGGCGCTGCGCGCCCAGTTCGACGCGGACTGGCCCAAGGGCGCCCTGCGGTAAGCGGGCCAGCCGCAGGTCCGGTTGAGGTGCGCGGCGCGCTGGCCACCGCGCGCAGCGTCATGACATCCTTCCGGACCATGGGTCTTCGCTCGCTCACGGTTCTTCTCGCGCCCGCTCTCGTCGTCGTCGCCGCCTGTTCGTCGTCGACTACGGCGTCTTCGTCCACGCCTTCCAACACCGACGCGGGCGTCGATGCCACCGTGGCTCGCGACGACGTGCGCTTCGTCGCGCTGGGCGACACGGGTAAGGGCAACGCAGGGCAAA
Proteins encoded:
- a CDS encoding site-specific DNA-methyltransferase; amino-acid sequence: MRRIVRGDNLEALAALPRAFSRLAYIDPPFNTGRVQKRDRMKVSSADATPVNANANANAKASRVGFQGRRFNVERVVSSTYRDAFEDYVPFLMARIEAALPCLTPDASLFVHLDAREVHYVKVALDALLGRASFKNEIIWAYDYGARSKERWPAKHDTILWYVRDPKRYVFEYDAIDRIPYMAPKLVTPEKAARGKTPTDVWWNTIVPTAGREKTGYPTQKPLAILERIVKVHSKPGDVVLDFFAGSGTTGEAAAKHGRGFVLVDESLEACRVAARRLAAYRPKLEGFKLRAGAS
- a CDS encoding SEC-C domain-containing protein; its protein translation is MKARLGPTKPCPCQSGVRYEACCRPLHTADALPSSAEALMRSRFAAFVLGDVDYLVATLAPEHEDLAAPRAALVQTLRETCRTARFMGLTIVSANESGDGAWVQFRARVFSGGQDRSFEETSEFRRVDGAWRYVGARAVSA